AAACCAACATGTTCTACGTGCAGACAAGTATATGGAACGCTGAAAGAAAGCGGAGTAGATTTTGATACAGTCAATTATTATGTTGACCCGATTCCTAAAAAGAAACTGAAGGAACTTTTAAAAAAAATGAAGTTGCACGCAAAACAACTTTTCCGAACCAAAGAGCCGTTATACAAAGCAATGGAAATCGAAGAAAAAAATTATTCCGAAGACGAACTCATAGAGATACTTTCGCTTCATCCAGAATTGCTTCAGCGACCGATTATCGAGAAAGGGAATACGGCAATTCTCGCGCGACCAGCAGAACGCATCAAAGAAATTTTGTAACAATCTTTCCAATTATATGAAACGCTCAATTCTATTTCTCTGTTCATTTTTCTTTTTTCTTTTCGGGTTCTATTTTGTACAAGAAGAAAAAAACAATGACACGCAAGCGTCGTCAAAAGTCAGAAAAGAAAAGAAAGAAAAAACTTCCGGCGCGCTCGAAGCATTAACATTCTGGACACGCTCACG
This genomic interval from Ignavibacteria bacterium contains the following:
- a CDS encoding arsenate reductase, encoding MLKKTEKVKLIIYQKPTCSTCRQVYGTLKESGVDFDTVNYYVDPIPKKKLKELLKKMKLHAKQLFRTKEPLYKAMEIEEKNYSEDELIEILSLHPELLQRPIIEKGNTAILARPAERIKEIL